The Afipia massiliensis genome has a segment encoding these proteins:
- the ilvC gene encoding ketol-acid reductoisomerase has product MRVYYDRDADLNLIKGKKVVIVGYGSQGHAHALNLKDSGVKEVAIALRKGSATAKKAEAAGFKVMEVAEAAKWADVMMMLTPDELQGDIYRDHLHDNMKQGAALLFAHGLNVHFNLIDPRADLDVLMVAPKGPGHTVRSEYQRGGGVPCLIAISKDSSGNAHDLGLSYASAIGGGRAGIIETTFKEECETDLFGEQAVLCGGTVELIRAGYETLVEAGYAPEMAYFECLHELKLIVDLIYEGGIANMNYSISNTAEYGEYVTGPRIITAETKAEMKRVLADIQSGKFTRDWMLENKVNQASFKATRARANEHDIEAVGAKLRDMMPWIKKGALVDKTKN; this is encoded by the coding sequence ATGCGTGTTTATTACGATCGCGACGCCGACCTGAACCTGATCAAGGGCAAGAAGGTGGTCATCGTCGGCTACGGCAGCCAGGGCCATGCCCACGCGCTGAACCTGAAGGACTCCGGCGTAAAGGAAGTGGCCATTGCTCTGCGCAAGGGTTCCGCCACCGCCAAGAAGGCCGAAGCCGCCGGCTTCAAGGTGATGGAAGTCGCCGAGGCCGCGAAGTGGGCCGACGTCATGATGATGCTGACGCCAGACGAACTGCAGGGCGACATCTATCGCGATCACCTGCACGACAACATGAAGCAGGGCGCGGCGCTGCTGTTCGCGCACGGCCTCAACGTGCATTTCAACCTGATCGATCCGCGCGCCGACCTCGACGTTCTGATGGTCGCGCCGAAGGGCCCGGGCCACACCGTGCGCTCCGAGTATCAGCGCGGCGGCGGCGTGCCGTGCCTGATCGCGATCAGCAAGGACTCGTCGGGCAATGCCCACGATCTCGGATTGTCCTACGCCTCCGCCATCGGCGGCGGCCGTGCGGGTATCATCGAGACCACCTTCAAGGAAGAGTGCGAGACCGATCTGTTCGGCGAACAGGCCGTTCTTTGCGGCGGCACGGTTGAACTGATCCGCGCTGGCTACGAGACGCTGGTTGAAGCCGGCTACGCGCCAGAAATGGCGTACTTCGAGTGCCTGCACGAACTGAAGCTGATCGTCGACCTGATCTATGAAGGCGGCATCGCCAACATGAACTACTCGATCTCCAACACCGCAGAGTACGGCGAATACGTCACCGGTCCTCGCATCATCACCGCCGAGACCAAGGCCGAGATGAAGCGCGTGCTGGCCGACATTCAGTCCGGCAAGTTCACCCGCGACTGGATGCTGGAGAACAAGGTCAACCAGGCATCGTTCAAGGCGACCCGCGCCCGTGCCAACGAGCATGACATCGAGGCGGTCGGCGCCAAGCTCCGCGACATGATGCCGTGGATCAAGAAGGGCGCCCTGGTCGACAAGACCAAGAACTGA
- a CDS encoding LysE family translocator: MISQQLAIAFIAFASAALFTPGPNNIMLMASGLNYGFRRTLPHVAGVTIGFSFLVAVIGLGLGAVFAAYPVLHTILKYAGAAYLIYLAVMIALSGPADTGGAGEGKPMTFLGAAMFQWVNVKGWVIAVGAITAYAAIAAYPLNIAALSILLFLIGLGSSLTWVLLGTSLQALVKSPRAVRIFNVVMALLLLASLYPVLKEP, from the coding sequence GGGCCGAACAACATCATGCTGATGGCATCCGGCCTGAACTACGGTTTCCGCCGGACGTTGCCCCATGTCGCAGGCGTTACCATCGGCTTTTCGTTTCTGGTCGCCGTGATCGGGCTCGGCCTCGGCGCTGTGTTCGCGGCCTATCCGGTGCTGCATACCATCCTGAAATATGCCGGTGCGGCGTATCTCATCTACCTCGCGGTCATGATCGCGCTGTCGGGTCCGGCGGATACCGGCGGAGCCGGGGAGGGGAAGCCGATGACCTTCCTTGGAGCTGCGATGTTCCAGTGGGTCAACGTCAAGGGCTGGGTGATCGCGGTGGGCGCGATTACCGCCTATGCGGCCATCGCCGCCTATCCGCTGAACATCGCGGCGCTCTCGATCCTGCTGTTCCTGATCGGGCTGGGCTCGTCGCTGACCTGGGTGCTGCTCGGCACCTCGCTGCAGGCGCTGGTGAAGTCCCCCCGGGCGGTGCGTATTTTCAACGTTGTTATGGCCTTGCTTCTGCTGGCCTCGCTCTACCCCGTTCTGAAGGAGCCTTGA